A single genomic interval of Hafnia alvei harbors:
- a CDS encoding peptidoglycan glycosyltransferase FtsI has protein sequence MKAVRPGKLKRQEDQASFVSWRFALLCGCIFIALMGLLGRVAYLQVINPDRLVREGDARSLRTQPILTSRGMISDRAGRPLAVSVPVNAIWADPKEVNERGGITLDSRWKALADALEMPLDKMAARINANPKGRFVYLARQVNPAMADYIHKLKLPGIFLKQESRRYYPAGQVTAHIIGVTNIDGQGIEGVEKSFDRWLTGQPGERTVRKDRFGRVIEDISSVDSQAAHNLALSIDERLQALVYRELNNAVAFNKAESGTAVLVDVNTGEVLAMANSPSYNPNNLTNTPKETMRNRAITDIFEPGSTVKPMVVMTALQHNVVKENSVLNTLPYFVNGHQIKDVARYSELSITGILQKSSNVGVSKLALAMPSSALVETYSHFGLGKATNLGLVGESSGMYPKKQRWSDIERATFSFGYGLMVTPLQLARVYATIGSLGIYRPLSITKVDPPVPGERVFPEPIVRTVVHMMESVALPGGGGTKAAIKGYRIAIKTGTAKKVGPDGRYVDKYIAYTAGVAPASNPRFALVVVINDPQAGKYYGGAVSAPIFGAIMGGVLRTMNVEPDALPTGDKNELVNNKKEGSGGRS, from the coding sequence ATGAAAGCAGTGCGACCCGGAAAGTTAAAGCGTCAGGAAGATCAGGCCAGCTTTGTCAGCTGGCGTTTTGCGTTGCTCTGTGGGTGCATATTTATTGCCTTGATGGGTTTGTTAGGCCGCGTGGCCTATTTACAGGTGATTAATCCCGACCGCTTAGTGCGTGAAGGCGATGCGCGTTCTTTGCGTACACAGCCTATTCTGACTTCGCGTGGGATGATTAGCGACCGTGCTGGCCGACCGTTGGCCGTGAGCGTGCCCGTTAATGCGATTTGGGCCGACCCGAAAGAAGTGAACGAACGCGGTGGTATAACGCTGGATTCACGTTGGAAGGCGCTGGCCGATGCGTTAGAAATGCCGCTGGATAAAATGGCTGCGCGTATCAATGCCAACCCTAAAGGGCGATTTGTCTACCTCGCTCGTCAGGTGAATCCGGCGATGGCTGATTACATCCATAAGCTGAAGCTGCCGGGTATTTTCCTCAAGCAAGAATCCCGCCGTTATTATCCTGCAGGGCAAGTAACCGCTCACATCATCGGTGTTACTAACATTGATGGTCAGGGAATCGAAGGCGTTGAAAAAAGCTTTGACCGCTGGCTAACCGGTCAGCCGGGTGAACGTACCGTCCGTAAAGACCGTTTCGGCCGCGTGATTGAAGATATTTCCTCGGTGGATAGCCAAGCCGCACATAACTTGGCGCTTAGCATCGATGAACGTCTACAGGCGCTGGTTTATCGTGAGCTGAATAACGCGGTGGCGTTTAACAAAGCAGAATCCGGTACTGCTGTGCTGGTTGACGTAAATACCGGTGAAGTGCTGGCGATGGCCAATAGCCCTTCGTATAACCCAAATAACTTAACCAATACGCCAAAAGAAACCATGCGTAACCGCGCGATCACCGACATCTTTGAACCGGGTTCCACGGTGAAGCCGATGGTGGTAATGACCGCGTTACAGCACAACGTGGTGAAAGAGAATAGCGTACTGAATACGCTCCCTTATTTTGTTAACGGGCATCAGATTAAAGACGTTGCCCGTTACTCAGAACTCTCCATTACGGGGATTCTACAGAAGTCGAGTAACGTCGGTGTATCAAAGCTGGCGTTAGCGATGCCGTCCTCTGCGCTGGTAGAAACTTACTCGCACTTTGGATTGGGTAAGGCGACCAATTTGGGGCTGGTCGGAGAAAGCAGTGGCATGTACCCAAAAAAACAACGGTGGTCTGACATAGAGAGGGCCACCTTTTCTTTCGGATATGGGCTAATGGTAACGCCGTTACAGCTAGCGCGTGTCTATGCAACGATTGGCAGCCTCGGGATTTATCGCCCGCTGTCGATTACCAAAGTCGATCCACCGGTTCCGGGCGAACGCGTATTCCCTGAGCCCATCGTTCGTACGGTTGTGCACATGATGGAAAGCGTTGCACTGCCGGGGGGTGGGGGAACTAAAGCAGCAATTAAAGGCTATCGCATCGCGATTAAAACAGGGACCGCGAAAAAAGTCGGTCCAGATGGCCGCTATGTAGACAAATACATTGCTTATACCGCTGGCGTTGCGCCAGCAAGTAATCCTCGATTTGCTCTGGTTGTGGTGATTAACGATCCGCAGGCAGGGAAGTATTACGGTGGTGCGGTATCTGCTCCGATCTTTGGCGCTATCATGGGCGGCGTTCTGCGCACCATGAACGTTGAGCCGGATGCGTTGCCCACGGGTGATAAAAACGAATTAGTGAACAATAAAAAAGAGGGTTCAGGTGGCAGATCGTAA
- the ftsL gene encoding cell division protein FtsL produces the protein MIGNERHTLVAVIGGDILRHGKLPLILFIGVLVSAVFVVTTTHKTRLLTAQREQLVLERDALDIEWRNLILEENALGDHSRVERIATEKLQMQHVDPSQENIVVKQ, from the coding sequence ATGATTGGCAATGAGCGCCATACGCTAGTTGCCGTTATCGGCGGAGATATTCTCCGCCACGGTAAACTGCCTCTGATCTTATTTATCGGTGTTTTGGTATCTGCAGTGTTTGTGGTGACGACCACGCACAAAACGCGCTTGCTGACCGCACAGCGTGAGCAACTGGTGCTTGAACGCGATGCTCTGGATATTGAGTGGCGCAACCTGATCTTGGAAGAGAATGCGTTGGGCGATCACAGCCGTGTCGAGCGTATCGCCACAGAGAAGTTGCAGATGCAGCACGTAGATCCATCTCAAGAAAACATCGTTGTTAAGCAATGA
- the rsmH gene encoding 16S rRNA (cytosine(1402)-N(4))-methyltransferase RsmH — MSEENYQHKTVLLDEAVNGLNLRSNGIYIDGTFGRGGHSRLILSQLGPEGRLVAIDRDPQAIAAAAEITDPRFSIVHGPFSDMANYVRELGLEGQINGVLLDLGVSSPQLDDAERGFSFMRDGPLDMRMDPTRGLSAAEWLMKAQEEDIAWVLKTFGEERFAKRIARAIVERNRLEPMTRTHELATLIANASPFREKHKHPATRSFQAIRIYINSELEEIERALNGALEILAPEGRLSIISFHSLEDRIVKQFIRHHSRGPQVPAGIPLTEAQLRSQGGRKLKALGKMKPSGEEVNVNPRARSSVLRFAERTTE, encoded by the coding sequence ATGTCAGAAGAAAATTACCAACACAAGACCGTGTTGCTGGATGAGGCTGTTAATGGCCTCAATCTGCGCAGTAACGGCATTTACATTGATGGCACTTTTGGTCGCGGTGGTCATTCACGTCTTATTTTGTCCCAGCTTGGGCCAGAAGGACGCTTAGTGGCTATCGATCGTGACCCGCAGGCTATTGCCGCCGCAGCAGAAATCACCGATCCACGTTTCTCTATCGTTCATGGCCCGTTTTCCGATATGGCGAACTATGTACGTGAACTCGGCCTAGAAGGCCAAATCAACGGCGTTCTTCTCGATTTGGGCGTTTCCTCTCCACAGCTCGATGACGCCGAACGCGGCTTCTCTTTCATGCGAGATGGACCGTTGGACATGCGTATGGACCCAACGCGTGGTTTGTCCGCGGCTGAATGGCTGATGAAAGCACAAGAAGAGGATATTGCTTGGGTGCTGAAGACGTTTGGCGAAGAGCGTTTTGCCAAGCGTATTGCGCGCGCCATCGTGGAGCGTAATCGCCTAGAGCCAATGACCCGCACACATGAGCTGGCAACGCTGATTGCAAACGCCAGCCCATTCCGTGAAAAACACAAGCATCCGGCAACGCGCAGCTTCCAAGCGATTCGTATTTATATCAACAGCGAACTGGAGGAGATCGAACGTGCACTGAACGGCGCGCTGGAGATTCTGGCCCCAGAAGGTCGCCTGTCGATTATCAGTTTCCACTCGCTGGAAGACCGTATTGTAAAACAGTTTATTCGTCACCATAGCCGTGGACCACAGGTCCCTGCGGGTATTCCTTTGACAGAGGCGCAGCTGCGCAGTCAGGGCGGACGTAAGCTGAAGGCATTGGGCAAAATGAAACCGAGCGGTGAGGAAGTTAACGTTAACCCACGTGCTCGTAGCTCGGTGCTGCGCTTTGCCGAAAGGACGACAGAATGA